The genomic window CAGCTACCCCACGGCAATCATAGTGAACGGGAAGCTGGTGGTGGCGTACAGTGAGAACAAGGAGAACATTTGGGTCAGCGTGGTGGATCCAAAGAACTTGCATTAAATCGTAGTGGCTGAACTCCACTTTATTAAAAGGCATGACCTTTGCTACAGATACTCTCAAACATGTCCGTAACCCTTGCCGTGAATCTGTGTTCGAAAGCCTGTTCTATTTTCCCGTGCTCGCCCATCCACACCGGGCGCAGCCACGTCTGCCAGAATGCGAATCTCAGTCGTCTCCAGTATGCTGAACTGATCGTGCCTCCTCCCCTTGCTCCTGATCGAATGCATCGGGTGCGAGCTGCCGTCGCCCCGGCTGCTCTGTTTCCCGTAGTAGGTTGTGTCGCAGTGAGGGCGGTACGAGGGGTTGGCGAGCTTGTACATTGCTTGGAGCGCAGGGCGCATAACCACCAGCGTTGCGACAAGGATGCCAGTGTGCATCTCGATGACCGCGAGTACGTTGTTGAAGACGTGGGTGTATTGCGGTTCGGTTTTTGTAAGTGGGTCGGGATAGAACATGATGACGAAGCGGGCGATGGTAAGACCTGTGTGGACAGATCCCAGCAGGATAAGGCCGATGAGCTGCTTTACCTCTGGGCGGTGCTTCTTGAGTCTGACGAGCGTGGGGATGGGAATGGCGATGACTAGGACGCTTGTGATCAGGTTGAACACTGCAGTGCTCATGCGAAACGCTACTAGGTCGATGCATGTGCCGTTCACTTTCTTGTCCCAGGTTTTGCTGATGGGTGTACACTGGAAAATGCTGATCAAGAATGCGGAAGAGTAGACCCCTAAGATGAGGTATATGGTGCAGCGTATGGCGTGTCTGGTCATCCTGATGATACGGTCCGTCGATGTGGAGCACATACTTCGATACAACAAGCAGAGCGACAGCTTGCAGAGAGGCGTCGTGAGTTTGAAGACAATCTGGTTGATGTATGCCAGTTTTGCGGGCCACACAGAGCTCCTCAAGTTGGCCGGAATGTCTGCTTTTGCCTTTCCATAGTCAAACACTGCGACGAGGATAATCTGAATAGCGCTCTGGATGATGCCGCACATCTGTTAGAGCTGTTAACAACATGGTCAAAGTGTCTCAAGGGAGAGTGAAGATACCATAGCGGCAAGAAGGCAAGTGTCAGAAACGTCATACTTCTTGTTGCGAACCCTGAACCCTATTCGTACTGCCAGAGTAGCGAGAGCCAGAATACTGAATACTAAAGTGACAGTAACGAGTTGATGGCCAACCGGCTCAAGCTTTGCCATGGTGCCAAGATGTTTGAGTGCAGGAGTGATCGCAAAGCTGAACCTGCCATCATCTGCGTTGCCGTAAGGAACAGGATATATGCCGTGGTTGAGTGTTCTGCACAATTACTGTATACGACGGTCTTTCTCCAGTGGTCTCCTTCGTTTCAGATTCTTGCCGCAAGCAGCGAGAAGCACTGCTGCGTCCGAAGACCTTTGATGTGATATCTAAATAGAACGTGCAGCGCCACGTGCAGGGGCATACACAAAGCGGCTTGGCTAGGCTGTAGGATGTTTGAGTTTGCTGACACCAACGCTGAAGTCCCTTTTACGAATTCTTTATCGGTCTCATAGAGCGCACGCAAGCTGTGTCATAAGAGGCTAAAAAAAAGCCCCTCTCGTAAGCTTTGCAGAAGACACCACAGAGATCGGTTATTCAGCGTTGTATTACGAGAGCGGTCCCCTATGCAACTGATGTTGCCTCACCGCTGCGGGACTTGCTTACCATCAGCATGGCTGTCTCGCTGTGGTCAGGCGACTTTCGCGCAGCCTCCCATCAATTCTCCTAATGCGCCGTTGTCCAGATAGGTCAAGCTTGGCATTAATACATTTGACATGTACCGGTAGCTGAGCTGTGCATAATTCGCATCGTGATGCACGAGCACGTTGGGTTTTCGCGATCCTGCCGGGAAAAGCGCACGCTGCATATGCAACTTCCTACCTCGGTCCTAACGCCGTTGTCCACTCTTGAAGCAGGATTCCGACATGCTTGCTATCGGCCTCGGCAATATTGCTAGGCTGATCCTGAGGTCTGGACATTGCTTTGAAAGCAGGGTGTCGTTTGCTGAAAGTGGTGTGGAGTCGATGAATGTGGTTGTACTTACTTACACCTCTCAAAACTCAACTTTGCTAGCAACGTCATGTTGGACCCTGACATCGTCTCTACCCGCAGATGCCCCTTGTCTGTTAATTCGTCCAACCAAACGTCCACACTCAGCGAAGGGGCCGAAAATAACTTACTTGCCGTGTAGCGTGTGATCAGTCATGCAGAATGCATCTGCCAATGAACACGAAGGATTGCAGGATTTACGTGTAATCTCCAGACGTTCAGGCCAAGCGACCGACGATGCTCCATTGAAAGCACACTTCCACCGTGGTGTCTTCTGGTCTGCGGTAAGAAATTACAGCTCCACTGAATTGTGGCGCGGTCATCTTCCCGTTTCCCGCCCGTCCCGTGCGACATGGAGTGTTGTGCCACAAACGAGATGGCACGAACGCGTTCACAGCCATTGTATTCACAGAGCGAGTCATGGCTTCTTCACCTAATGACTCTGCTTCTGACCCTATAAACTCTCTTAGCAGCTGACTCTGCCTGAGAGTAGCTCAGCGTCCAGTAGCCATCATGCTCGTCTCCCTGATCTCAGCGTCGCTCTTCCTGCTTTCGACCCCTGTCTTAGGATCCTCTACGTTCGAGGAGAAGTGCCTCGCGTTCAAACCCGAGAAACTCGTTCCTGGAGCCACGCGAAATGTTCTCGAGTACGTTGCTGCTGGCACGACGCTACGGTTTCCGGATAATGTCGCAGCTTGCAATCGTGGTAGTCAAGCCGTAACAGCCAATGTTTGCCGCGTCGCCCTATCAATTAAGACATCTGAACGATCGAACATCACATTCGAGGCTTGGCTGCCAGAGGACTGGTCAGGACGTTTTCTCGCTACCGGCAACGGAGGAATCGATGGGTGCACGTTTCCCAATACTATGGAGTGTTTGAAATATACGAACTGACCTTTCTAGGCATCAAGTACGAGGACTTAGCTTACACCTCGGCAAACAAGTTCGCGGCAGTCGGCTCCAACAACGGCAAGAACGGAACCGATGGTCTGCCTTTCTTCAACAACCCTGAGACTGTGATCGACTTTGCGTGGAGGTCGTAAGTTGCAGACATGTGAAACCCTATGGATGAAGCTAACAATCCATGCAGGCTTCACACAAGCGCAGAAGCCGGCAAGTCCCTCGCAAAGAAGCTCTATGGCAAGTCACACTCAAAATCATACTACCTCGGCTGCTCCTTAGGTGGACGTCAAGGTGTGAAGAGTGCCGAGAAATTTCCTAATGACTTTGACGGAATCGTTGCAGGGGCACCAGCTGTAGACTTTAACGACTTGGTCTCATGGCGAGCTCGCTTCTTCACTATTACTGGAGCCATTGGCTCTTCGGACTTCATACCGCCCACAGCATGGAAGACGTGGATTCACGATGAAGTGCTGAAGCAGTGCGACACAATCGACAAGGCGCAGGATGGAATTATCGAAGACCCAACGCTGTGCAAGTTCAACCCTTCGACCCTGCTTTGCATTGGAAATAGCACAGCCAACTGTTTGTCGGAACCGCAAGTCCAGCAGCTCAAGACAATCTTCAGCGACTTCAAGGCCCCAGACGGACGCCTCATATTTCCAGCCATGCAGCCTGGCAGCGAGGTGCTTTCGGTCGACCGACTGTACGCTGGTGTCCCCTTTGCGTACTCTGATGACTGGTTCAAGTATGTGGTCTACAACGACCCCTCTTGGAACGCATCTGAGTTCGGCTACGACGACGTGCGAGCAGCAGAACGCCTCAACCCAGGCGACATCCGCACTTACCCGACCGACCTTCCACGGTTTGAGCGACGAGGTGGAAAGCTACTGACATACCATGGTCAGCAGGATAATCAGATCAGCAGCTTCAACACCATCCGCTGGTACAACGATCTGAAAGGTCGAAGAAGTACCGCAGCCATGGACGAGTGGATCCGCTTCTTCCGCGTTTCAGGCATGAACCACTGCAACTCTGGACCAGGTGCCTGGGTTCTCGGCCAGGGTGGCAACGCAGCTGCGGCCGGCGTGCCCTTCGAACCCACGAAGAATGTCCTCAAAGCCATGGTGGACTGGGTTGAGAAAGGCGTTGCGCCCTCATACATCGAGGGGACCAAATTCGTAAACGACACCGTCTCGCTTGGCGTCGACTTCACACGGCGCCACTGCAAGTACCCGCTGCGTAACACGCTTGTCGGTACAAATTTTAAGGACACGAACAGCTGGAAGTGTGCATAGGAGCCAAATTAAAGTAGATATGCCCTGTATGTTACGGGAAAGACCCAATACAAACGCGCAATTCTCAGAACCTGAAGATGGTCACTACAGATATGTGTGTCCCAGGAGACTACAGTTAATGAAAAGACTATGAAAGCTCTCCCTGCATTGGATTAGCGCCAAGAGATGCCAACCCCTGCCAGATGTTGGATCAAAGATTAAGGATGAGCAGGTATTACGTCCAACACATGTACAATAACACGAGAAACAAGTCTTTGTATGCCAGACCAGGGTTCGATCGGCCTCAGTCAGCGCCCGAAGAGCGACCAAGTGGTACGGAGCGTCTCGAAACCAAGACTCCATCCAGTCCTGCGTCAGCTTGCGAAGCACGGCGAATCCGACGACGCACTCGATTTCCCCGGCCGCCTCGTCAGTGGAATGCCACGGATCGGTGCGCAACACCGTGTACGCCAACTCGTCCTTCAACGCCTCCACGGCCGCCGTGGCCGACTGGCGCCGCCCTCTTCCTCGTTCCCCCCTGCGCATTGCAGCCCTAGACGCTGAAGCCCAACGATCCATTTCCCACAGCGATGGACGATTCACAGAAGAACCAGTCGATGCCAATGCTGGCGGTCCACAAGTCAGGATCCAAGCTACAAACTCTCGATCTGATAGTGTGAAATGTCTCGCTGTGTTCGATACAAGAGAACGCGAGGGAGGGTAAGGCAAGACAAGGCGAGACAAGTGGGCCAAAGATGCTATTGGAGCATACGCGCATCCAAAGCAGATAGATGGTCGTTACAGCAAGTCCTTGACCACCATGCGTTGAATGTGAATACAATATCAATATGTGACTACTACACTACGTTACTCTACTCAACctatacacacacacacacacacacacacacacacacacacacacacacacacacacacattgACAAAGAAAAGCTATTCGGGGGTATGTACACCAATATACAATTTAGATGCCAGGAATATCCAATCGAGACGGTCTTGTGGGTATATGTCCAATCCAATCGCTTCCGCAGGCGATGCTTGCTTGATGCCAAACCAAAAGCCAAAATCCAGAGAGAGAAAATACAAACATGGAAGGGAGAGAGCGAATGAGCAAGTATTAGGTACAAGAAACGCGTATAGCGAGAAAAAGCTCGTGACAAGTCAAGGAAAGCAGCTACAAAGGAAAAGTATAACTGTGCTGAAGTTATACGGGACGATATGGTATCGTGTCTATGAGACACTCACTCACGCTCTCGGCGCATTCTCAACTCTTGCCCAAAGTTCAATGCAATGGGTGTCACGTCTCCAGCATCGCCATCGACTGTGCTTTCGTCGTCGAATCCACCGTCACTGAACTGCTCAACCTCGGCATCGCGGTCGTAACTGGTCTTTCTGAGCAGTGGCGGCGTGCGGGGCGCAGCAGACTGCTTGCCGAGTGCAGGGAAACCCTGCTCGGTTGAAGCTGAGCTGCGCGAGCTGATTGAGCTTGAGCGCATATCCTTGGGCTTCGAAGAGTTTGACAAGTCTGGCGTGCGACGCATGTTGGATGTAGGGGGTGTCATGAGGCCAGAGAGGAAAGACTGAGCGGAGTGCGTAGCAGGGCGAGAGGGGGTTTGGTTGCGTGAAGTGCTGGCGGACGGGCCTGCGAGAGCGGAAGTGGCGTTCTGACGGCCTTTGCGCCAGTTCCCAAAGGCGGCAGCGACTTGAACAGCTTTGGGCGAAGCAAAATTGGAGAGAGTGGCAAGCGTCGGGAAAGTACTTTGACCGCCAGAGATGAGACGCTCTTTCTCTGATTGCTCCATCTGCAGGTTGGTACGGATGCGGATTGCCGCGTCACGGACACTCTCGCGATCGAAGGTTGGCTGTGCGAGGGCGTTGATGAGATCGTTGATGTCGTCGACACGTACACCCAATAGCTCGCGGAGCCAAGTAATCTCGGTATCACGCTCCTTCAACTTAGCAGGAGCTTCGGTGTCAACTTCCGATAGCTTCTGGTCGAGAGATTCTATGCGTAACTCGCGCTCCTGGAGCTGTTCTTGCAGGACGGAGATTGACTCACGCAATGCTTGAGGAGATATCTTCTCGTGGCTGCCAAGAGTGGACGGACCGGTAGCTGTAGGAGACTttgcagcagcggcagcagcggcaCTGGCAGCTTCCTTGGCAACAACGAGCTTCTCCTCAAGCAGTGAAATTTTGTCTTTGAAATGATCGAGTTTGGCATCTGCCAATGCAAGCTTATCGTTATGGAAGGCATCAGCACGCTGCTTGTCCTCTCGAGAGAACTCGAGAGCGCGAATGTGCTCCTGGTTGAGACGTTCAAAGCCGCGCTCAAAAGCCTGCTGTTGTTCGTGAAGAGCTCGCTTGTTCTTCTGAAGGGCCTCTTCAACTGCCTGTTTTGTAGCATCGGAAGCTGCCTCTAGTTCAAGTTCATGCTTCTCCCTAGCAGTCTCGGCTTCCATGCGCACACTATCGAGCTCAGCACGGACACGAGTAACTTCGCTTTCCAGGTTGTGGCGGACAACATTGACCTGGTTGTTGGCGGCGTCGAGGTCAGCTTCCATGAGCACACGCGTACGTCGGATTTCAATGTGGGCAGCTTCCCTGGCCTCTCGCACGTCTCGCTCGTACCGGGCAGCGTTATTCTGATACTCCATCGACTCCCTCCTCAGCTGCTCAACTGTTTCCTCGAGCCTGGCGTTGTGCTTCTGGGACTGCTCAAAATGAATCCTCAATTTCATGCCTTCGCCCTCTTGCATCTCAAGCCTCTCCAGCTCTCGCTCGAGACGTTCGCGTGTTCGACCCTCGGCTTCAATGCGTGCACTGAGAACCTCGTACTTCTCGAGAGATGCCTGTTCGTTCTTCTGCCACTGAGAGCGCTCGGTAGCGATTTGCTGGGATGCAAGGACCATGTCCTGCTGCAGCTTCTCAAACTTGCCACGCATTGACTCCCGAACACGAGCCGCTTCTTCGGCCTGATAACGAGCTTGATCGATAGCTGCTCGTAACTTCTCGTTCTCCTGGTGGGCTTCTTGGATGTCGCCGCGCCATTTGTTGGCAGACTTGCGGTGCTCTTCCAGGGTGAATGTGAGTGCCTCATTCTCAGCAGTGATAGTATCGAACTTCTGCTTCAAGTCTTCCTCGGAGGTCTCCAGGGCAATGTTCTTCATCTTGAGCTCTTCGTTCTCGGCCTCAACACTTGCGAGCCTGTCACGGACATCGTCGCCGTCAGTCTGATAAGCGTTCAGGCTGCGGCGTGTGACGTCGCGTTCTTCGGTCAAGGCACGGATCCTGCTCTCGTCATCCTTGGCAGCCGCTTGGAGCAGCGTAAGCTCCTCCTCGGTGACTCTGAGCAGGCGTGCCGTGTCGGACTCGCGAACTTCGAGAGCCTTGCGTGCCTCTTCCTCAGCCTCGTGGCGAAGGGTGCTGTCCTCCACCATGCTCTCAAGCTCAGCAATACGCGCATCTCGCTTGAGGATAGCTTCTGACTCCTCACGTTTGGCGACCTCCATGCTTTGGCGCTTGAAAGCATCGTCGACTAGCTCGCGGACATCGTCAGCCTGCAGGTGGTTGCTTGTAGTCTGGGCAATGGATGCCTTCAGACTACCAATAACCTGGTACATCTCAGAGATGTCGAATTGAGGCTGAGGAATGTCGATCGGCGCCTCCAGCGCACTTGACTTTTGAGAGGCCAGAGCCTCAGCAACGATAGAACGAATCGTATCAGGCTGCATAGGTTCGACAATAGATGGGACAGGGCCTGGGACCTGGTGCGATGAAAGAGTCTCTGCGATGATGGAGCGGATAGCGTCCGGAGAGAGAGGCTCTGCAACAGGTGCTGGTGGGGGAGCGTGCGTTGCGAATGCTTCCATCACGATTGATCGAACGTCATCTGGTCTGATAGGTTCAGTCGGCTGAGGGCCGTAGAGCGCGAATGTTTCAGTGAGCATGGATTTGATGTCTTCCGGCTTGATGGGCTCCACAACCGTCTCTGGCACTGAAGGCTTGTTAGAGGCGATCGCCTCCTCGACGATGGCGCGGATCTGCTCAGTAGAGACATGCTCGACAGGAACAACGGGTGGTTGGTGTGACACAAGAACGTCAGCAAGGATGTCGCGGATCTTCTCAGGTCCCAGTGGCTCGGGTGCAGCTGCGGGCATGGAAGCGGTCTGTGCCTGGTGCGACTCCAGCACGTCGCGAACAACAGAACGTATTTTCTCCAGCCTCCTATCTTTCCTGGGAGACCGATTGCGGTAATGCGCGTCCGTGCCGATGTCGTCGTCTTCATCGTCTGCATCACTGTCCAGTCCGGCAGTGGACATGCTGCGACGGCCACGTGATGGGCGTTGCGACATCATCGTGAGCGCATTTTGCACGCCCTGCAGGGTCTGCTCTAGCGGACCAAGGCGGTTCTGCAGGAGACGGCCCATCATATCGTCAACACGCTTGTCGAAGAAAGAGCTGCGCATCTTGACCTGTTCTTCGCCTTCCGTGAGAATATCGTCCCAGTCGCTTACGGG from Ascochyta rabiei chromosome 2, complete sequence includes these protein-coding regions:
- a CDS encoding Feruloyl esterase, whose product is MLVSLISASLFLLSTPVLGSSTFEEKCLAFKPEKLVPGATRNVLEYVAAGTTLRFPDNVAACNRGSQAVTANVCRVALSIKTSERSNITFEAWLPEDWSGRFLATGNGGIDGCIKYEDLAYTSANKFAAVGSNNGKNGTDGLPFFNNPETVIDFAWRSLHTSAEAGKSLAKKLYGKSHSKSYYLGCSLGGRQGVKSAEKFPNDFDGIVAGAPAVDFNDLVSWRARFFTITGAIGSSDFIPPTAWKTWIHDEVLKQCDTIDKAQDGIIEDPTLCKFNPSTLLCIGNSTANCLSEPQVQQLKTIFSDFKAPDGRLIFPAMQPGSEVLSVDRLYAGVPFAYSDDWFKYVVYNDPSWNASEFGYDDVRAAERLNPGDIRTYPTDLPRFERRGGKLLTYHGQQDNQISSFNTIRWYNDLKGRRSTAAMDEWIRFFRVSGMNHCNSGPGAWVLGQGGNAAAAGVPFEPTKNVLKAMVDWVEKGVAPSYIEGTKFVNDTVSLGVDFTRRHCKYPLRNTLVGTNFKDTNSWKCA